From the genome of Marixanthomonas ophiurae, one region includes:
- the groL gene encoding chaperonin GroEL (60 kDa chaperone family; promotes refolding of misfolded polypeptides especially under stressful conditions; forms two stacked rings of heptamers to form a barrel-shaped 14mer; ends can be capped by GroES; misfolded proteins enter the barrel where they are refolded when GroES binds) produces the protein MAKDIKFDVEARDAIKRGVDALANAVKVTLGPRGRNVIISKSFGAPQVTKDGVTVAKEIELEDALENMGAQMVKEVASKTNDLAGDGTTTATVLAQAIVKEGLKNVAAGANPMELKKGIDKAVEAIVADLEKQTTKVGNSSDKIKQVASISANNDEQIGDLIAKAFGKVGKEGVITVEEAKGTETYVDVVEGMQFDRGFLSPYFVTDSEKMQTELENPMILLFDKKITNMKDLLPVLEPVAQQGKPLLIIAEDVEGEALATLVVNKLRGSLKIAAVKAPGFGDRRKAMLEDIAILTGGTVISEERGFTLENATVDMLGSAENVTIDKDNTTIVNGAGNKSDIKARVGQIKAQIETTTSDYDKEKLQERLAKLAGGVAVLYVGAASEVEMKEKKDRVDDALHATRAAVEEGIVAGGGVAFVRALKKLEKLTTDTLDESTGIQIVSKAIEAPLRTIVENAGGEGSVVINKVLEGKKNFGYDAKSEAYVDMLKAGIIDPKKVTRIALENAASVAGMILTTECALVDIKEDNDGGGGMPPMGGGMPGMM, from the coding sequence ATGGCAAAAGATATAAAATTTGATGTAGAAGCACGCGACGCGATTAAGCGCGGTGTAGATGCATTAGCAAACGCAGTAAAAGTAACATTGGGACCAAGAGGTCGTAATGTAATTATTAGCAAATCATTTGGTGCACCACAAGTAACCAAGGATGGTGTTACCGTAGCAAAAGAAATTGAACTAGAGGACGCTCTTGAAAATATGGGCGCTCAAATGGTAAAAGAAGTAGCTTCGAAAACTAACGATTTAGCTGGTGACGGTACAACAACCGCAACTGTTTTGGCGCAGGCTATCGTTAAGGAAGGACTTAAAAACGTTGCTGCGGGTGCTAATCCAATGGAACTTAAAAAAGGTATCGACAAAGCTGTGGAAGCAATTGTTGCTGACCTTGAAAAACAAACCACTAAAGTTGGTAATTCTTCAGATAAAATAAAGCAAGTTGCATCTATTTCGGCTAACAACGATGAGCAAATTGGTGACTTAATCGCCAAAGCTTTCGGTAAAGTTGGTAAAGAAGGTGTGATCACTGTAGAAGAAGCTAAAGGAACTGAAACATACGTTGATGTAGTTGAAGGTATGCAGTTTGATCGTGGTTTCTTGTCACCTTACTTTGTAACAGACAGTGAAAAAATGCAAACGGAGTTGGAAAACCCAATGATTCTTCTTTTTGATAAGAAAATCACAAACATGAAGGATCTTCTTCCTGTATTAGAACCAGTTGCACAACAAGGAAAGCCACTATTGATTATTGCTGAAGATGTAGAAGGTGAAGCACTGGCTACATTAGTAGTAAACAAATTGCGCGGAAGCCTTAAAATCGCTGCCGTAAAAGCACCAGGATTTGGAGACCGCAGAAAAGCAATGTTAGAAGACATAGCAATCTTAACTGGAGGAACGGTAATTAGCGAAGAACGTGGTTTCACACTTGAAAACGCTACAGTTGATATGTTAGGTTCTGCTGAGAACGTAACAATCGATAAAGACAACACTACAATTGTAAATGGCGCTGGAAACAAAAGCGACATAAAAGCAAGAGTTGGTCAAATAAAAGCTCAGATTGAAACCACAACAAGCGACTACGACAAAGAAAAGTTACAAGAACGTTTAGCTAAATTAGCTGGCGGTGTAGCTGTATTGTATGTAGGTGCTGCTTCTGAAGTGGAGATGAAAGAGAAAAAAGACCGCGTAGATGATGCACTTCACGCAACCCGTGCGGCTGTGGAAGAAGGCATTGTTGCTGGTGGTGGTGTAGCGTTTGTTCGTGCACTTAAAAAACTTGAAAAATTGACTACAGATACATTAGATGAGTCTACTGGTATTCAGATAGTATCAAAAGCTATTGAAGCTCCATTACGTACTATTGTTGAAAATGCTGGAGGCGAAGGTTCTGTAGTTATTAACAAAGTGCTGGAAGGAAAGAAAAACTTTGGGTACGATGCTAAAAGCGAAGCGTATGTAGATATGTTAAAAGCAGGGATTATTGATCCTAAGAAAGTAACACGTATCGCATTAGAGAACGCAGCTTCTGTAGCTGGTATGATATTAACTACTGAATGTGCTTTAGTCGACATTAAAGAAGACAATGATGGCGGTGGCGGAATGCCCCCAATGGGTGGCGGAATGCCAGGCATGATGTAA
- a CDS encoding formimidoylglutamase codes for MIEFLSPVSKKVIAHKEVLPEGVLGKKIETHTNTGELPDLKNVKFAILGILENRNDVNYIGETISLDDFRKAFYSLYPGNWSHDIIDIGNINKGETVQDTFFAVKTVVEALLKRNIIPLILGGSQDLLYAHYRAYDSHGSMINLANVDTKFDLGDAEKPINNKSFVGKIIIDKPYNLFNYSLLGYQSYFNAPEEIALMEKLYFDAYRLGEVTQDISVVEPILRDADIVTLDISAIKNAEMSYNNITSPNGFDGREICAISRYAGISNRVSSFGIYELKDFKNAETGAMLVAQILWYFIEGVNFRVQEGEFDNEKNYTTYKVPIDDEVLTFKKSNKTGRWWIELPFISGVNNKLKTPTLLPCTYGDYLSATNQEIPERWFKARRKNEV; via the coding sequence ATGATAGAATTTCTCTCGCCGGTTTCAAAAAAAGTAATCGCCCATAAAGAAGTTTTACCGGAAGGTGTTTTAGGTAAAAAAATTGAAACACATACTAATACAGGTGAACTTCCTGATTTAAAAAATGTAAAATTCGCTATTTTAGGAATTCTTGAAAATAGGAATGACGTAAATTATATTGGGGAAACAATTTCTTTAGACGATTTTAGAAAAGCTTTTTACTCATTATACCCTGGAAATTGGTCACACGATATCATCGATATTGGTAATATTAATAAAGGTGAGACAGTTCAGGATACTTTTTTTGCAGTAAAAACTGTAGTAGAGGCGTTGCTTAAAAGAAATATTATTCCGCTTATTCTTGGAGGTAGTCAAGATTTGCTATATGCTCATTATAGAGCTTATGATTCACACGGAAGTATGATCAATTTAGCTAACGTAGATACTAAATTTGATTTAGGTGATGCAGAAAAACCAATAAACAATAAATCTTTTGTAGGAAAAATAATTATTGACAAGCCGTATAATCTATTTAATTATAGCTTGTTAGGATATCAATCATATTTTAACGCTCCAGAAGAGATTGCTTTAATGGAAAAATTGTATTTTGACGCCTATAGACTCGGTGAAGTTACCCAGGATATTTCGGTTGTTGAACCAATATTACGTGATGCCGATATTGTTACTTTAGATATTTCAGCAATAAAGAATGCAGAAATGAGTTATAACAATATAACCAGTCCAAACGGATTTGATGGTCGTGAAATTTGTGCTATATCGCGATATGCAGGAATAAGCAACCGAGTAAGTTCTTTTGGTATTTATGAATTGAAAGATTTTAAAAATGCTGAAACTGGAGCTATGTTAGTAGCTCAAATACTTTGGTATTTTATTGAAGGAGTCAATTTTAGAGTACAAGAAGGTGAGTTTGATAATGAAAAAAATTACACTACTTATAAAGTGCCAATTGACGATGAGGTGCTGACCTTTAAAAAAAGCAATAAAACTGGACGATGGTGGATAGAACTACCATTTATTTCAGGTGTTAATAATAAATTAAAAACACCAACGTTATTACCTTGCACTTATGGCGATTATTTGAGTGCAACGAATCAAGAAATTCCAGAAAGGTGGTTTAAAGCCCGCCGTAAGAATGAAGTATAA
- the lptE gene encoding LptE family protein has translation MKKLKQLLLISVVAVLLQGCSAYSFTGADIDYSQTKTFQVNLFQNNAPIVEPGIARDFTIQLQDLLLNQTSLDLVNNNGDLAYEGEIVEYYIAPITATSQSTAAQNRLTVAVNVRFYNSDDEEKDFEQRFSFYFDYDGAAQLTGSALDDALNVIFERITQDIFNKSLANW, from the coding sequence ATGAAAAAATTGAAACAACTTTTATTAATTAGTGTGGTTGCGGTCTTGCTGCAAGGTTGCAGTGCGTATTCGTTTACTGGCGCCGATATTGATTATTCACAAACCAAAACTTTTCAAGTAAATTTATTTCAAAATAACGCACCTATTGTTGAACCAGGAATAGCTCGCGATTTCACTATTCAACTACAAGATTTATTATTAAACCAAACAAGTCTAGACTTGGTTAACAACAACGGCGATTTGGCTTATGAAGGCGAAATTGTAGAATATTACATCGCTCCCATTACAGCAACTTCGCAAAGTACAGCAGCGCAAAACCGATTAACTGTTGCCGTTAATGTTCGCTTTTATAATTCTGATGACGAAGAAAAAGATTTTGAGCAACGATTCTCTTTTTACTTTGACTATGATGGTGCCGCTCAATTAACAGGCTCAGCCTTAGACGATGCCCTCAATGTAATTTTTGAACGCATCACCCAAGATATTTTTAATAAATCGCTCGCAAACTGGTAA
- a CDS encoding co-chaperone GroES, which translates to MAVKIQPLSDRVLVEPQEAETKTSSGIIIPDSAKEKPQRGTVIAVGNGKKDHEMTVKKGDTVLYGKYSGTDLKYEGKDYLIMREDDILAII; encoded by the coding sequence ATGGCAGTAAAAATTCAACCCCTTTCAGACCGTGTTTTGGTAGAGCCACAAGAGGCAGAAACTAAAACTTCAAGCGGTATTATCATTCCAGACTCTGCAAAAGAAAAACCACAAAGAGGTACCGTAATAGCAGTTGGTAATGGCAAAAAAGACCACGAAATGACTGTAAAAAAAGGCGATACCGTACTTTACGGAAAGTACTCTGGTACTGATTTAAAGTATGAAGGAAAAGATTATCTTATTATGCGTGAGGATGATATTCTTGCAATTATTTAA
- the miaB gene encoding tRNA (N6-isopentenyl adenosine(37)-C2)-methylthiotransferase MiaB — MEEKIIDENIQGDALVLEPKKENARKLYIESYGCQMNFSDSEIVASILAKEGFNTTQKLEEADLVLVNTCSIRDKAEQTVRKRLEKYNAVKRENPKMKVGVLGCMAERLKSKFLEEEKIVDMVVGPDAYKDLPNLIEEVEAGRDAVNVVLSKEETYGDVSPVRLGSNGVTALVSITRGCDNMCTFCVVPFTRGRERSRNPQSILKEVNDLAEKGYKEITLLGQNVDSYLWYGGGLKKDFKNASEMQKATATNFAGLLELVATAQPKMRVRFSTSNPQDMTEDVLHSMVKHKNICNHIHLPVQSGSNRILKEMNRLHTREEYFELINTIRKVIPDCYISQDMIIGFPTETEQDHQDTLTLMENVKYGFGYMYKYSERPGTMAARKFEDDVPEETKKLRLTEIVALQQQHSAYRTKQFLGKTVEVLIEKESKKSDREWSGRTQHNTVAVFPKEHYKVGDFVNVKINDCTTATLIGEAVGYSENN; from the coding sequence ATGGAAGAGAAAATCATTGATGAAAACATACAAGGCGACGCGTTAGTACTAGAACCTAAAAAAGAAAACGCTCGTAAACTTTATATTGAAAGCTATGGCTGCCAAATGAACTTTAGCGATAGTGAGATTGTAGCTTCTATTCTTGCCAAAGAAGGATTCAACACCACACAAAAGCTGGAAGAAGCCGACTTAGTGTTGGTAAATACGTGTTCCATTCGGGATAAAGCCGAACAGACCGTTAGAAAACGCCTTGAAAAATACAACGCTGTAAAACGCGAGAATCCGAAAATGAAAGTAGGTGTATTAGGTTGTATGGCCGAACGCTTAAAAAGTAAATTTCTGGAAGAAGAAAAAATCGTGGATATGGTTGTAGGTCCCGATGCTTACAAAGACCTTCCCAATTTAATTGAAGAAGTAGAGGCCGGTCGTGATGCAGTAAATGTAGTTTTAAGTAAAGAGGAAACCTATGGCGATGTTTCGCCTGTACGTTTGGGCAGTAATGGGGTAACTGCTTTAGTAAGCATTACTAGAGGTTGTGATAATATGTGCACATTTTGTGTGGTTCCTTTTACAAGAGGTCGCGAACGTAGCCGGAATCCACAAAGTATTCTAAAAGAAGTAAACGATTTAGCCGAAAAAGGTTACAAAGAAATTACACTTTTAGGACAAAACGTAGACAGCTATTTATGGTACGGCGGCGGATTGAAAAAAGATTTTAAAAATGCTTCGGAAATGCAAAAAGCAACAGCCACTAACTTTGCAGGGTTATTAGAGTTGGTTGCAACGGCTCAGCCTAAAATGCGCGTGCGATTTTCAACTAGCAATCCGCAAGATATGACCGAAGATGTTTTACACAGTATGGTAAAACATAAAAATATCTGCAACCACATTCACCTTCCTGTACAAAGTGGCAGCAACCGTATTTTAAAAGAAATGAATCGCCTGCACACACGCGAAGAGTATTTTGAGTTAATAAATACCATTCGTAAAGTTATTCCAGATTGTTATATTTCGCAAGATATGATAATCGGTTTCCCTACAGAAACGGAACAAGATCATCAGGATACGTTAACTTTAATGGAAAACGTAAAATATGGTTTTGGTTATATGTATAAATATTCCGAACGTCCAGGTACAATGGCTGCTCGTAAATTTGAAGACGATGTCCCAGAAGAAACAAAAAAGCTTAGGTTGACTGAAATTGTAGCCCTACAGCAACAACACAGTGCCTATCGCACCAAACAATTTTTAGGTAAAACGGTAGAAGTATTGATTGAAAAAGAGTCTAAAAAGAGTGATCGCGAATGGAGCGGGCGTACACAGCATAATACGGTAGCGGTTTTCCCGAAAGAACACTATAAAGTAGGTGATTTTGTGAATGTAAAAATTAACGATTGCACTACAGCTACCCTAATTGGGGAAGCAGTTGGGTATTCAGAAAATAATTAA
- the secG gene encoding preprotein translocase subunit SecG, protein MSTFTIFLVLIIFVAFLLVVVVMVQNPKGGGLSSTFGGGGGQQMGGVKKTTDFLDKSTWTLAIVLLALILLSNIPIMGGSGAVPTDTFGDETIETPMLDPTTTDTDTTGQGN, encoded by the coding sequence ATGAGTACGTTTACAATATTCTTAGTTTTAATAATTTTTGTCGCCTTTTTATTGGTGGTAGTAGTAATGGTACAAAACCCTAAAGGAGGCGGATTATCCTCTACCTTTGGCGGTGGCGGTGGCCAGCAAATGGGAGGTGTTAAAAAAACAACCGACTTTTTAGATAAAAGTACATGGACATTAGCCATTGTATTGCTAGCCTTAATCCTTTTGAGTAACATCCCAATTATGGGTGGAAGTGGTGCCGTACCAACCGATACATTTGGTGATGAGACCATTGAAACACCAATGTTAGATCCTACTACAACAGATACAGATACTACAGGTCAAGGAAACTAA
- a CDS encoding sigma 54-interacting transcriptional regulator, giving the protein MESIQATKQRFGIIGDDPKLNRAIEKAIQVAPTDISVLVTGESGVGKESIPKIIHALSHRKHGKYIAVNCGAIPEGTIDSELFGHEKGAFTGATATRNGYFEVADGGTIFLDEVGELPLPTQVRLLRVLENGEFLKVGSSKIQKTDVRIVAATNVKMVEAIQKEKFREDLYYRLSTVEINIPPLRERKEDIHLLFRKFASDFAQKYKMPTVRLDDDAVGLLLKYRWGGNIRQLRNIAEQISVLEQERSISHETLKNYLPDVGSNLPAVINNKKQESSFSNEREILYKVLFDMQRDVNDLKKLTLELMKSGNASKVKEENSSLINKIYDEDNNHEEHLASIVEDEDEDASDIEVLGIPSKASENDSEESKRSDKYDFAEEIQEEESLSLQDKELELIKKSLDKYGGKRKDAAEELGISERTLYRKIKQYNL; this is encoded by the coding sequence ATGGAAAGTATACAAGCAACTAAACAACGGTTCGGAATTATTGGGGATGACCCAAAATTAAATCGTGCGATAGAAAAAGCCATTCAGGTTGCCCCGACCGATATTTCGGTATTGGTAACCGGTGAAAGTGGTGTGGGTAAAGAGAGTATTCCAAAAATAATCCACGCGCTTTCGCATAGGAAACATGGAAAATACATAGCAGTAAACTGTGGTGCTATCCCTGAAGGAACGATAGACAGCGAATTATTTGGTCACGAAAAGGGAGCCTTTACGGGAGCCACAGCAACTCGTAACGGTTATTTTGAAGTAGCTGATGGAGGTACTATTTTCTTAGATGAAGTAGGCGAACTACCTCTACCTACTCAAGTGCGCTTATTAAGAGTATTGGAAAATGGTGAGTTTTTAAAAGTAGGCTCTTCAAAAATACAAAAGACCGATGTGCGTATTGTAGCCGCCACCAATGTAAAAATGGTTGAAGCCATTCAAAAAGAAAAATTCAGGGAAGATTTGTACTATCGTTTAAGTACGGTAGAAATCAATATTCCGCCACTGCGCGAACGTAAAGAAGACATTCATTTATTGTTTAGAAAATTTGCGTCAGATTTTGCTCAAAAATATAAAATGCCAACAGTACGATTAGATGACGATGCCGTAGGGTTGCTTTTAAAATACAGATGGGGTGGAAACATTAGACAACTTCGAAATATCGCCGAGCAAATTTCAGTATTAGAACAAGAACGTTCCATCTCACACGAGACACTAAAGAACTACTTACCCGATGTGGGCAGTAATTTACCTGCCGTCATTAATAATAAAAAACAGGAAAGTAGCTTTAGTAACGAACGAGAAATACTGTATAAGGTTTTGTTCGATATGCAACGTGACGTCAACGATTTAAAAAAGTTAACGTTAGAATTAATGAAGAGTGGGAATGCTAGTAAAGTTAAGGAAGAGAATTCATCACTAATCAATAAAATTTATGATGAAGACAACAACCACGAAGAACATTTGGCTTCCATTGTTGAAGATGAAGATGAAGACGCTTCAGATATAGAAGTATTGGGGATCCCCTCAAAAGCTTCAGAAAATGATTCCGAAGAAAGCAAGCGAAGTGATAAGTATGATTTTGCTGAAGAAATTCAAGAAGAAGAAAGCCTTTCCCTTCAAGATAAAGAGCTGGAACTCATTAAAAAATCCTTGGACAAATACGGTGGAAAACGAAAAGACGCCGCTGAAGAGTTAGGAATTTCAGAACGTACACTTTATAGGAAGATTAAGCAGTATAATTTATAA
- a CDS encoding inorganic diphosphatase, translated as MIQFYKHRKYLVLRLILIGTVFFLFQSCQSLADVPTFSNNNTIHVVIEIPAGTNAKIEYNKELKKLKVDQRDGKDRIIEYLPYPGNYGFIPSTYSDSSKGGDGDPLDALVISSSLLSGSVVETIPIGVLKILDNGEQDYKVICIPSEKRLQTVPASTFTEFTEKYPNALKIIELWFSNYDTVDTVTIEGWGDEKEALAEIKKVLKQ; from the coding sequence ATGATTCAATTTTACAAGCACCGAAAGTATCTAGTTTTAAGGCTTATATTAATAGGAACAGTTTTCTTTTTATTTCAAAGTTGCCAGTCATTGGCAGACGTTCCTACCTTTTCAAACAACAATACAATTCATGTCGTGATTGAAATACCTGCTGGAACCAACGCTAAAATTGAATATAATAAAGAACTAAAAAAATTAAAAGTCGATCAAAGGGACGGGAAAGACCGAATAATCGAATACCTACCCTATCCTGGTAATTACGGCTTTATTCCATCCACGTATTCAGATTCTTCAAAGGGTGGCGACGGAGACCCGCTAGATGCGCTGGTTATTTCCTCAAGCTTACTTTCCGGTTCAGTGGTGGAAACCATTCCGATTGGAGTATTGAAAATACTAGATAATGGAGAGCAAGATTATAAGGTAATCTGTATTCCTTCAGAAAAAAGGCTGCAAACTGTCCCCGCCAGTACATTTACTGAATTTACAGAAAAATATCCCAACGCGCTTAAAATAATTGAACTTTGGTTTTCAAATTACGACACGGTTGACACTGTAACCATTGAAGGCTGGGGTGATGAAAAAGAAGCGCTTGCCGAAATAAAGAAAGTTTTGAAACAATAG
- the topA gene encoding type I DNA topoisomerase, producing the protein MAKNLVIVESPAKAKTIEKFLGKDFKVTSSFGHIADLPSKEIGVDTEGDFTPKYIVPSDKKSLVKDLKKLAGKAEMVWLASDEDREGEAIAWHLAEELDLKDEKTKRIVFHEITKTAILKAIENPRKIDYNLVNAQQARRILDRLVGYELSPVLWRKVKGGLSAGRVQSVAVRLIVERERDIEVFSPVASYRVDAEFKTEDGSTFKAKIPKNFETEKAAREFLQKNVGANYKIADLTKKPAKKSPAPPFTTSTLQQEAARKLYFSVGKTMTIAQRLYEAGLITYMRTDSVNLSNDAKKAAEKEIGSAYGDKYSQPRNYKGKSKGAQEAHEAIRPTEMAKHGIQGDRDQERLYDLIWKRTIASQMSDAQLERTNVKIDVLGKEKVSEQFTANGEMIKFDGFLKVYLEGTDTEDEEKDGMLPKLTKGDDLDNKFITATERFTRPPYRFTEASLVKRLEELGIGRPSTYAPTISTIISRNYVEKGTVEGVERKYIQLTLAKDAVKDKTLTETVGSDKGKLVPTDIGMIVNDFLVEHFGNILDYNFTAKVEEDFDDIAEGKEQWKEMLQDFYKKFHPHVEDVQENAERESGERILGEHPETGRTILVRLGKYGPMAQIGAPDDEEKQFASLRPDQQLHLVTLEEVLDLFKLPKDLGVYDGEEVQTNNGRYGPYVRWGKKFISLPKGLDPLDVDMEKAKELIEEKKKADAPIYEYEDLPVQKGVGRFGPFIKWNNMFINVNKKYDFDNLSEEDIIELIETKKQKEIDKLINEWPDEGIRLEKARWGRFNLIKGKTKVELPKTTKADKITLDEAKDILEKKGPKKKAKKKATKKKSTKKKTTAKKK; encoded by the coding sequence ATGGCAAAGAATTTAGTGATAGTAGAGTCGCCCGCGAAGGCTAAAACCATTGAAAAATTTTTAGGAAAAGATTTCAAGGTTACTTCCAGTTTTGGGCACATTGCAGATCTGCCGTCAAAAGAGATAGGTGTTGATACCGAGGGAGATTTTACTCCTAAATATATAGTACCGAGCGATAAAAAGAGCTTGGTAAAAGATTTAAAGAAACTGGCAGGCAAAGCAGAGATGGTTTGGCTAGCGAGTGATGAGGACCGAGAAGGAGAGGCGATAGCGTGGCATTTAGCCGAAGAGCTAGACTTGAAAGATGAAAAAACGAAACGAATTGTTTTTCATGAGATCACTAAAACGGCCATATTAAAAGCGATTGAAAACCCTCGAAAAATAGATTATAATCTTGTAAATGCCCAGCAAGCACGTCGAATTTTGGACCGCTTGGTAGGATATGAACTTTCGCCGGTTTTATGGCGAAAAGTAAAAGGAGGTCTTTCCGCGGGACGGGTACAAAGTGTTGCCGTACGATTAATTGTAGAGCGCGAACGTGATATTGAAGTGTTTAGCCCAGTTGCTTCGTATCGAGTGGATGCCGAATTTAAAACCGAAGACGGCAGCACATTTAAAGCAAAAATTCCGAAAAACTTTGAAACCGAAAAAGCGGCTAGAGAGTTTCTTCAGAAAAATGTAGGTGCAAATTATAAAATAGCCGACCTTACTAAAAAGCCAGCTAAAAAATCACCTGCACCACCATTTACAACATCAACGCTTCAGCAGGAAGCAGCAAGAAAGTTATATTTTTCAGTTGGAAAAACAATGACCATTGCACAACGGTTGTACGAAGCTGGTTTAATTACCTATATGCGTACCGATAGCGTCAACCTCTCAAACGATGCTAAAAAAGCAGCCGAAAAGGAAATTGGTTCTGCTTATGGTGATAAATACAGCCAGCCAAGAAACTATAAAGGAAAATCTAAAGGAGCGCAAGAGGCGCACGAGGCCATTCGCCCTACTGAAATGGCAAAACATGGTATTCAAGGAGATCGTGATCAAGAACGGTTGTACGATTTAATTTGGAAACGTACCATCGCTTCGCAAATGAGCGATGCACAATTAGAACGCACTAATGTAAAAATTGATGTGCTGGGGAAAGAAAAGGTGTCAGAACAATTCACTGCTAATGGTGAAATGATAAAATTTGACGGGTTCCTTAAAGTGTACTTAGAAGGTACTGATACCGAAGATGAAGAAAAAGACGGTATGTTGCCTAAACTTACTAAAGGTGATGACTTAGATAATAAGTTTATTACAGCAACCGAGCGTTTTACAAGACCACCGTATCGATTCACGGAAGCTTCTTTGGTAAAACGATTAGAAGAGTTAGGTATTGGCCGTCCGTCAACTTATGCGCCAACAATTTCGACTATTATAAGTCGAAACTATGTGGAGAAAGGAACCGTTGAAGGTGTGGAGCGAAAGTATATTCAGTTAACGCTTGCAAAAGATGCTGTTAAAGATAAAACGTTGACAGAAACCGTTGGGAGCGATAAAGGAAAATTGGTCCCGACCGATATTGGAATGATTGTAAATGATTTCTTAGTAGAGCACTTCGGAAATATTCTTGATTACAATTTTACGGCTAAAGTAGAAGAAGACTTTGATGACATTGCCGAAGGAAAAGAGCAGTGGAAAGAAATGCTTCAGGATTTTTATAAAAAATTCCATCCGCACGTAGAAGATGTGCAAGAAAACGCCGAGCGCGAAAGTGGGGAACGCATTTTGGGTGAACACCCTGAAACTGGAAGAACCATTTTGGTTCGATTAGGAAAATACGGTCCGATGGCTCAAATTGGAGCACCAGACGATGAAGAAAAGCAATTTGCAAGTTTACGTCCAGACCAACAGTTGCACTTAGTGACCCTTGAAGAAGTGTTAGATTTATTTAAACTTCCAAAAGACTTAGGTGTTTACGATGGGGAAGAGGTACAAACTAACAACGGCCGTTATGGACCGTATGTGCGATGGGGTAAAAAATTCATTTCATTACCAAAAGGCTTAGATCCTTTAGATGTAGATATGGAAAAAGCCAAAGAACTAATTGAAGAAAAGAAAAAAGCCGATGCTCCAATATATGAATATGAAGATTTACCTGTACAAAAAGGAGTAGGTCGCTTTGGTCCGTTTATTAAATGGAACAATATGTTTATTAACGTAAACAAGAAGTATGATTTCGATAATCTTTCCGAAGAAGATATCATTGAATTGATTGAAACAAAAAAGCAGAAAGAAATCGATAAACTTATAAACGAATGGCCAGATGAAGGTATTCGTTTAGAAAAAGCACGATGGGGACGTTTCAATTTAATAAAGGGTAAAACTAAAGTTGAGTTGCCAAAAACTACAAAGGCAGATAAAATAACACTTGATGAGGCTAAAGATATTTTAGAGAAAAAGGGGCCTAAAAAGAAAGCCAAGAAAAAGGCAACCAAGAAAAAATCAACTAAGAAGAAAACGACAGCTAAGAAAAAATAA